The genomic region CATCGCGCGACGCGGCCAGCTCGAGAACGCGTACGAGAAGTGGCTTCCCCTCGGCGCCGTTGTCGTGGTATTCGCCGCGGTGGCGGCGCAGCCCGATTTCAGCATGGCTTTTCTCATCGCCGCTTCGGCCTTCGTAATGCTCTTTCTGGGGGGCGTCCGGTTCCGGTACATCGTCGGCGCCGGGGCGTTGGTAATGCCGCTTTTGGCGATAATGATCTCGGCCCAGAAATACCAGATATCGCGGCTCATATCGTACGTCGACCCGTGGCGCTACGCCCGGGGCCGCGGTTACCAGGTCATACAATCTTTGATCGCGTTGGGCTCGGGCGGCCTGTTGGGCAAAGGCCTCGGCGCGAGCAACCAGAAATTATTCTACTTGCCGCAATCTCATACCGACTTCGTCTACGCCATCCTGGGGGAGGAGTTCGGCTTCGCGGGGGCCGCGGCGGTGCTGGCGGCGTTCGCGGTTCTGGTTACGGCCGGGTTCAAGGTCTCGGCGCGGGCGAGCGACGTGTTCGGCAGGTACCTGGCGGCGGGGTTGACCGCTATCGTCGGCCTTTGCGCCGCGGTGAACCTCTGCGTCGTCACCGGGTTGATTCCCACTACCGGAATCCCGTTGCCGTTCATATCGTACGGCGGGACGTCGCTCGTCGCTACGTTCGCCGCGGTCGGCATCCTTGTGAACATCGCGCGCCGCTCCGGCGTCGACAGCGCGTTCGGGTACGCCCGCCGCGAGATGCCGCCGGCGCCGTTGAACGGAACGTTCGTCGATTACGTTTAGACCGATGACGTCGAGCCAAGAGACAATTAAGGTAGTTATAGCGGGCGGCGGAACCGGCGGCCACCTCTTCCCGGGGCTGGCCGCGGCGGAAGCGATAACCGCGGCGGTAACTCGGGCCGAAATCACTTTCGTCGGTACCGGGCGGCCGGTGGAGGAGCGGGCGCTGGCCGCGAAGCCGTACGGGTACCGCGTTTTGCGGGCGCCGCGCCTCGAGCGCAGCCTCCACCCGCGGAACATCCTGATGCCCTTCCGGTTCGCTTGGGCCTTGGCGCGGGCGGCGCGGCTGTTGGGTAAACTCAAACCCGCGCTCGTGATAGGGACCGGCGGGTACGGCAGCGCGCCGGTGGTCGTCGCGGCGCGGCTTCGGCGGACGCCGACGGTGATACTGGAGCAGAACATCATACCGGGGTTGACGAACAGGTTGTTGTCGCGGGTCGCGGCCTTGGCGTGCGTGGCGTTCGAGCCGTCTCGCGATTGGCTCGCCGCGGGCGTAAAGGCCGTCGTGACGGGCAACGCGATACGCGCCGTCCGCGACGCCGACGACGTCGAGGGGGCGCGCGCCAGGCTCGGCCTCGAGGCGAAGAGGTTCACCGTTTTCGTGTTCGGCGGCAGCCAGGGCGCGCAGCGTCTCGTGGACGCGACGGCGGCCGCGTTGGACGAACTCGTAGACGCGGATATACAGCTCGTAGTTCAGACGGGCGACGACGCGGCGCTCGAGGTGCCCGCGGCCTGGCGAGGGCGCCTCGTCGTGCGGCCCTTTTTCGACGAGATATACGACTGCTACCGGGCCGCGGATTTGGTGGTGTGCCGCGCCGGCGGCGGCGTGGCGGAGGTCCTGGCCTTCGGGAGGCCGATGGTCCTGGTGCCCTATCCCTATGCCGCCCACGGCCACCAACAACGCAACGCCGCGTACGTAGAGCAAGAGGGTGCGGCCGTCGTCGTCGAAGACGAGGATTTGGACGGCGCCAAACTGGCGGCGCTTATCTTGGAACTCCGGAACGACGACGCCCGCCGGGCGGCGATGGCGCGCGCCAGCCGCGAACTGGGGCGGCCCGACGCGGCGCAGCGAGTCGCGCGCGAGGCGTTGGCCCTTGTAGGTGTCAAGACGTGACGGACTTCGGGCCTATAAAGAAGATCCACTTCGTCGGCGTAGGCGGCGCCGGGATGTGCGGCCTGGCCG from bacterium harbors:
- the ftsW gene encoding putative lipid II flippase FtsW, giving the protein MPRSLVITLIAVSLALATAGVLMVFSSSAALAYVKYDGDSMYFLKRHLINLTVALAVGAFCALVDYHLWQRLAWPAVIVAVSLLVVTLVFGVGSYAAPVHRWLKLGRFYLQPSELAKLATVFVLAKYIARRGQLENAYEKWLPLGAVVVVFAAVAAQPDFSMAFLIAASAFVMLFLGGVRFRYIVGAGALVMPLLAIMISAQKYQISRLISYVDPWRYARGRGYQVIQSLIALGSGGLLGKGLGASNQKLFYLPQSHTDFVYAILGEEFGFAGAAAVLAAFAVLVTAGFKVSARASDVFGRYLAAGLTAIVGLCAAVNLCVVTGLIPTTGIPLPFISYGGTSLVATFAAVGILVNIARRSGVDSAFGYARREMPPAPLNGTFVDYV
- the murG gene encoding undecaprenyldiphospho-muramoylpentapeptide beta-N-acetylglucosaminyltransferase — protein: MTSSQETIKVVIAGGGTGGHLFPGLAAAEAITAAVTRAEITFVGTGRPVEERALAAKPYGYRVLRAPRLERSLHPRNILMPFRFAWALARAARLLGKLKPALVIGTGGYGSAPVVVAARLRRTPTVILEQNIIPGLTNRLLSRVAALACVAFEPSRDWLAAGVKAVVTGNAIRAVRDADDVEGARARLGLEAKRFTVFVFGGSQGAQRLVDATAAALDELVDADIQLVVQTGDDAALEVPAAWRGRLVVRPFFDEIYDCYRAADLVVCRAGGGVAEVLAFGRPMVLVPYPYAAHGHQQRNAAYVEQEGAAVVVEDEDLDGAKLAALILELRNDDARRAAMARASRELGRPDAAQRVAREALALVGVKT